A stretch of the Ananas comosus cultivar F153 linkage group 14, ASM154086v1, whole genome shotgun sequence genome encodes the following:
- the LOC109720321 gene encoding uncharacterized protein LOC109720321 isoform X5 gives MRHGDRHDGENEFAEMEYMNVTVVTSNKPYAVHDGSNPFFDGRSAPKFNLTKDGVHSGHVQTKLQDPFCFVNGSTKGICEDGYTKEVTGLDGVRVLVATKAKANKDVTSPLDREFFISFLEVLNQRLHSGRFNFTSEFPYYREILYKPDFTNETRGRPVVFDMDMSAGDFLALIYLLKAPVEAIDLKGILVSGNGWANAATIDVVYDVLHMMGRDDIPVGLGNVTALGTPTLGCKYVRAIPQGSGGLIDSDTLYGLARTLPRSPRRYTAENSVKYGAPRNTDHPELRQPLAFEVWQSITEKRNPRDKITILTNGPLTNLANIIISDKNASSIIERVYIVGGHIIDGNGEKGNVFTVPSNKYAEFNLFLDPLAAKKVIESDIDITLVPLAAQRKVSSFRKFIQTLELSPKTPESSFASSLLKLMLNLKQKHKAYSHMDIFLGELLGAVLLVENSNLTPRTQLKPISVVADDETSTDGQIVTKNAHGKLVNILDHFDSESYYTRFANLLSNKKQSAVIGSFDEQKRMWSSNTPDKSFFL, from the exons ATGCGTCATGGCGACCGTCACGATGGTGAAAATGAATTCGCCGAGATGGAATATATGAATGTAACTGTAGTTACCTCAAATAAACCATATGCTGTACATGACGGGTCGAATCCATTTTTCGATGGACGGAGTGCTCCGAAATTCAATCTTACAAAGGATGGAGTGCATAGTGGCCATGTTCAGACCAAATTACAAGATCCATTTTGCTTTGTCAACGGAAGCACGAAAGGGATATGTGAG GATGGATACACTAAGGAGGTCACAGGATTGGACGGGGTGCGTGTTCTCGTCGCAACGAAGGCGAAAGCTAACAAAGATGTCACTAGCCCTCTTGATAGagaattttttataagttttctTGAG GTTCTCAATCAGCGTCTCCACTCCGGGCGTTTCAATTTTACCTCTGAGTTTCCATATTACAGAGAGATCCTGTACAAACCCGATTTTACAAACGAAACAAGAGGAAGGCCAGTTGTGTTCGACATGGACATGAGCGCCGGAGATTTTCTCGCCCTTATATACCTCCTAAAAGCACCTGTGGAAGCAATAGATCTCAAG GGAATATTGGTCAGTGGAAATGGTTGGGCGAATGCTGCGACGATAGATGTTGTTTACGATGTGCTGCACATGATGGGCCGCGACGACATTCCCGTTGGGCTCGGTAATGTTACTGCACTTGGCACACCAACCCTTGGTTGTAAGTATGTCAGGGCCATTCCGCAGGGCAGTGGCGGATTAATCGACTCGGACACGCTTTATGGACTTGCTAGAACTTTGCCAAGAAGCCCTAGAAG GTATACGGCTGAAAATTCAGTGAAATACGGGGCCCCAAGAAACACCGATCATCCTGAACTTCGACAGCCATTAGCTTTCGAGGTTTGGCAATCCATTACGGAGAAACGTAATCCACGCGACAAGATAACTATCCTAACAAATGGTCCTCTTACTAACTTAGCCAATATTATCATCTCCGACAAGAATGCAAGTTCGATTATAGAG AGAGTATATATAGTTGGTGGCCATATCATTGATGGAAATGGCGAAAAGGGAAACGTGTTTACCGTTCCATCGAACAAATACGCGGAGTTTAACCTCTTTCTCGATCCTCTAGCCGCGAAGAAGGTCATAGAATCCGATATCGACATCACACTCGTACCTCTCGCTGCTCAGAGAAAAGTTTCTTCATTTAGGAAATTTATCCAAACTTTAGAGCTTAGTCCAAAGACTCCTGAATCCTCTTTCGCGTCGAGCTTGCTGAAACTGATGCTTAACCTGAAGCAGAAGCACAAAGCCTACAGCCATATG GACATATTTCTGGGTGAACTTCTTGGTGCAGTTTTGTTGGTCGAAAACTCGAATCTAACTCCAAGAACTCAGCTAAAGCCAATTAGTGTTGTCGCTGACGACGAAACGAGCACTGACGGGCAAATTGTCACGAAAAACGCGCACGGAAAATTAGTAAACATATTGGATCACTTTGACAGTGAATCATACTATACTCGATTCGCAAATTTGTTGAGTAACAAGAAGCAATCCGCTGTGATCGGTAGCTTCGATGAACAGAAAAGAATGTGGAGCAGTAATACGCCTGATAAGTCATTTTTCTTGTAA